Proteins encoded by one window of Lacipirellulaceae bacterium:
- a CDS encoding MerR family transcriptional regulator — translation MFSIGEFSKITGLSVKTLRFYHEAGLLTPSHVDPQTNYRYYNAERVELARVISALREFDFPLSDISEILSSCEDESEILEYLNQQKEVIQERMRSDRRIVQSLTTIVNKETEAITAMQSSAFEIEKKQIQPMLVAGVRMKGKYSDCGQGFAKIGRKYGRHINGKPMLLCYDSEYKAEDADFEPCMPVHKGESKEEIVVRELPGGQALTLLHKGPYDQLGRSYEKIIQHAKDQGLEFSSPTREVYLKGPGMIFKGNPQKYLTEIQLMLKQ, via the coding sequence ATGTTCAGCATCGGCGAGTTTTCGAAGATTACCGGCCTTTCGGTGAAGACGCTTCGTTTTTATCACGAAGCGGGGCTGCTTACGCCCTCACACGTCGATCCCCAGACCAACTACCGCTACTACAACGCTGAGAGGGTCGAACTGGCCCGCGTCATCTCCGCACTGAGGGAATTTGACTTCCCACTCAGCGACATCTCCGAAATTCTTTCTTCCTGCGAAGACGAATCAGAAATCCTCGAATACCTGAATCAGCAAAAGGAAGTCATCCAAGAGCGTATGCGGAGCGACCGACGCATCGTGCAATCCTTGACCACCATCGTCAACAAAGAAACGGAGGCGATCACCGCCATGCAGTCTTCAGCCTTTGAAATTGAAAAGAAGCAGATTCAACCCATGCTTGTTGCTGGAGTCCGCATGAAGGGCAAATATAGTGATTGCGGCCAAGGCTTTGCAAAGATTGGACGCAAATATGGCCGTCACATCAACGGCAAACCAATGTTGCTCTGCTACGACAGCGAGTACAAGGCCGAAGACGCCGACTTTGAACCGTGCATGCCTGTTCACAAGGGGGAGAGCAAGGAAGAGATCGTCGTACGCGAACTACCAGGCGGACAAGCGCTGACACTGCTGCATAAGGGACCCTACGACCAACTTGGTCGTTCTTACGAAAAGATTATTCAGCACGCGAAAGACCAAGGGCTTGAATTCAGTAGCCCCACTCGCGAGGTCTACTTGAAAGGCCCGGGAATGATCTTCAAAGGAAACCCGCAGAAGTATCTCACGGAAATTCAGTTGATGCTGAAACAGTAA
- a CDS encoding fatty acid desaturase: MSETSQTLETSPNGEFSLSQARSIVGEFFKPNPWIFWPDFLISWTVGLICFGLVLQPEKVTDNVALHWPLSILFFTVSGLLYYRSVLFIHELVHIRAGEFTAFRIVWNLLCGIPFLVPTFLYYTHLDHHRRKHYGTSEDGEYIPLARLPIWQLFVYLAQIPLVPILAVIRFGLLTPLTWISRPIRDLVHRRASSMIMDPMYIRPLPTKRVLRIIRIQEVGCFLFIWFIGIRFFTSFGLLATEPLPKMLLVQIYLTAIFILTLNALRTLGAHRWTNNGEEMNFVDQMLDSVNYPYNPILGALWAPVGLRFHALHHIFPTMPYHALATAHKRLMAELPADSPYRRCEARTLTGALWLLWKRARNSGRGVPPTEIAAPA, translated from the coding sequence GTGAGTGAGACTTCCCAAACCCTTGAGACAAGCCCCAATGGTGAGTTCTCGCTGTCGCAAGCGAGAAGCATCGTCGGCGAATTTTTCAAACCGAATCCGTGGATCTTCTGGCCCGATTTTCTGATTAGTTGGACAGTCGGTCTGATCTGTTTTGGTCTGGTGCTTCAACCCGAGAAAGTCACCGACAACGTAGCACTCCACTGGCCGCTTTCGATTCTCTTTTTTACCGTTTCCGGGTTGCTCTATTACCGGAGTGTGTTGTTCATTCACGAGTTGGTCCATATCCGTGCGGGAGAGTTCACAGCCTTTCGGATCGTTTGGAATCTGCTCTGTGGAATTCCTTTTCTTGTTCCGACGTTTCTCTACTACACGCATCTCGATCATCATCGCCGGAAGCACTACGGAACGAGCGAAGACGGGGAATACATTCCGCTAGCGCGATTGCCCATCTGGCAGTTGTTCGTTTACCTGGCCCAGATCCCCCTCGTACCGATTCTAGCCGTGATTCGGTTTGGGCTGCTCACGCCCCTGACTTGGATCAGTAGGCCGATTCGTGATTTGGTCCATCGGCGCGCTTCGTCGATGATTATGGACCCGATGTACATCCGCCCGCTACCAACGAAGCGCGTCCTGCGTATCATCCGCATACAAGAAGTCGGTTGCTTTCTGTTCATTTGGTTCATAGGAATCAGGTTCTTCACCAGCTTCGGTTTGCTGGCGACCGAGCCGCTCCCCAAGATGTTGCTCGTTCAGATTTATCTCACGGCGATATTCATCCTCACACTCAATGCATTAAGAACATTGGGCGCACATCGTTGGACGAACAACGGCGAAGAGATGAACTTCGTCGATCAGATGCTCGACTCGGTGAACTATCCGTACAACCCCATCCTCGGTGCGTTGTGGGCTCCCGTGGGATTGAGGTTTCATGCGTTGCATCACATCTTTCCGACGATGCCCTATCACGCCCTCGCCACGGCTCACAAGCGTCTGATGGCGGAACTGCCTGCAGATTCACCTTATCGACGCTGCGAAGCGCGGACCTTGACCGGGGCACTTTGGCTGCTCTGGAAGCGGGCTCGCAATAGTGGGCGAGGCGTACCGCCGACCGAGATCGCTGCTCCAGCGTAG
- a CDS encoding beta-ketoacyl-[acyl-carrier-protein] synthase family protein, which yields MNEVVITAVGIVSPIGVGNDEVWSSIENRTSGVRHVPELVEAELPVPICGTVVDFEAKRFVKPRKSLKVMSRETQLGFAAAEIAWHESGLDDASIDPERFGAINGANMFAPETLELAAAIHACDTGGKFDFSRWGPEGMPEIQPLWLLKFLPNMTPCHIGIFHDARGPTNSIVAGEVSGLSAIIEATNVIERGHADLMIAGGNSSRLNWMDLMWHGSLGLTERLEDPGSIVRPFDADRDGTVSGEGAAMFILESRQHAEARGAKILGKVSGYGRRSEATAFSQKPSGKAIHQAIETAIERSGLAKVDIGHVNAHGLSTQYDDQIEAQAIRETLGDVPVTAPKSYFGHLGAGSGAIELAISLLAMQRGKIPPTLNYDTPDATCPVNVVSEMPASEKNTVIALNHRSTGQAVALVIEAS from the coding sequence GTGAACGAAGTCGTCATCACCGCCGTGGGAATCGTCTCGCCAATCGGCGTGGGCAACGACGAGGTTTGGTCCTCGATCGAGAATCGTACCAGCGGCGTCCGTCATGTTCCTGAATTGGTCGAGGCGGAGTTGCCAGTCCCCATCTGCGGCACGGTGGTCGATTTTGAGGCAAAACGCTTCGTCAAGCCGCGGAAGAGCCTCAAAGTGATGTCGCGCGAAACGCAGCTTGGGTTTGCTGCCGCCGAGATCGCCTGGCATGAATCGGGGCTCGACGACGCCAGCATCGACCCAGAACGCTTTGGCGCGATCAACGGCGCTAATATGTTTGCCCCAGAAACCTTAGAGCTAGCCGCGGCAATCCATGCTTGCGACACCGGCGGCAAGTTCGACTTTTCTCGCTGGGGCCCCGAGGGCATGCCAGAGATTCAGCCGCTTTGGCTGCTGAAGTTCCTGCCCAATATGACCCCCTGCCACATCGGGATTTTCCACGATGCTCGCGGCCCGACAAATTCAATCGTCGCGGGCGAGGTCTCTGGGCTTTCGGCAATCATCGAGGCCACGAACGTCATCGAGCGTGGCCATGCAGACCTCATGATTGCTGGCGGGAACAGTTCACGCCTGAATTGGATGGACCTCATGTGGCACGGCTCGTTGGGGCTGACAGAACGGCTTGAAGATCCAGGCTCAATCGTTCGTCCCTTTGATGCCGATCGCGATGGTACGGTGAGCGGTGAAGGTGCGGCGATGTTCATCTTGGAGAGTCGCCAACATGCCGAAGCACGCGGCGCGAAGATTCTTGGCAAAGTCAGCGGCTACGGTCGTCGCAGCGAAGCGACCGCGTTCTCTCAAAAGCCAAGCGGCAAGGCGATACATCAGGCAATCGAAACAGCGATCGAGCGCTCAGGCCTCGCCAAAGTGGATATCGGTCACGTCAACGCGCATGGTTTAAGTACCCAATACGATGACCAGATCGAAGCGCAAGCGATTCGCGAAACTCTTGGAGATGTTCCAGTGACAGCGCCGAAGAGCTATTTCGGCCACCTCGGTGCAGGCAGCGGTGCGATTGAACTGGCGATTAGCCTTCTAGCGATGCAACGCGGCAAGATTCCGCCCACACTGAACTACGACACACCCGATGCGACCTGCCCAGTAAACGTCGTGAGTGAGATGCCGGCGAGTGAAAAGAATACAGTAATCGCACTCAACCATCGCTCAACGGGGCAGGCGGTGGCGTTGGTGATTGAGGCTTCGTAA
- the smpB gene encoding SsrA-binding protein SmpB — protein MSSALVSYCIHSKHHQVEDSPTGKKNKKKAAKEENKNEKAIANNRKARHNYEVLDTLECGIKLVGSEVKSLRAGEVSIEEAYARVIKGEVYLIQCDIAEYKYSNTQNHQPRRQRKLLMHRHEIAKFASSAYEKNLTLVPLKLYFKRGRVKVLLGICRGKKTFDKRESLKKKDMQRDIDRAMRGR, from the coding sequence ATGAGCTCCGCTCTGGTAAGTTATTGTATTCATTCCAAGCACCATCAAGTCGAGGACAGTCCAACGGGCAAGAAGAATAAAAAGAAGGCGGCCAAGGAAGAAAATAAGAATGAGAAGGCCATCGCCAACAATCGCAAGGCTAGGCACAACTACGAAGTGCTCGACACGCTCGAGTGCGGGATCAAGCTAGTCGGCAGCGAAGTGAAAAGCCTGCGCGCAGGGGAGGTTTCCATTGAGGAGGCCTACGCGCGAGTCATCAAAGGCGAGGTCTACCTCATCCAGTGCGACATTGCCGAGTACAAATACAGCAATACTCAGAACCACCAGCCCCGCCGCCAACGCAAATTACTGATGCACCGCCACGAGATCGCCAAGTTCGCCAGTAGTGCCTACGAGAAGAATCTGACTCTGGTGCCCCTGAAGCTCTACTTCAAACGTGGCCGCGTGAAAGTCTTGCTGGGAATCTGCCGCGGGAAGAAGACGTTCGACAAGCGGGAGTCGCTCAAGAAGAAGGACATGCAGCGGGATATTGATCGGGCGATGCGGGGGCGGTGA
- a CDS encoding YfcE family phosphodiesterase, with the protein MRLGIVSDSHGHTEFVIPAIRMLESLEVDRVLHCGDIGSPEVVELFKPWPTDFVFGNCDSNQGELTQAIAAAGLTCHQLFGELEIEGKRIALLHSHDRVRFRETLESGQWDLVCYGHSHVASIDQHGPTVALNPGALYRANPHSLAIVDLPELQAQIVAL; encoded by the coding sequence ATGCGACTAGGCATCGTCAGCGACTCCCACGGTCACACGGAATTCGTCATTCCGGCGATCCGCATGCTCGAGTCTCTGGAAGTTGATCGTGTGTTGCACTGCGGCGACATCGGCTCGCCGGAAGTTGTCGAACTGTTCAAGCCTTGGCCCACGGACTTTGTCTTTGGAAATTGCGACAGCAATCAGGGAGAGCTCACCCAGGCGATTGCTGCTGCCGGACTGACCTGCCATCAGCTCTTCGGAGAGTTGGAAATCGAAGGCAAGCGGATCGCGCTTCTTCATAGCCACGATCGGGTCCGCTTTCGTGAGACGCTGGAAAGCGGGCAGTGGGACCTCGTCTGCTACGGACACTCCCACGTCGCCTCGATTGACCAGCATGGGCCAACCGTCGCCCTAAACCCCGGGGCTCTCTATCGGGCGAATCCGCACTCGTTGGCGATTGTCGACCTGCCGGAATTGCAGGCACAGATTGTCGCTCTGTGA
- a CDS encoding ATP-grasp domain-containing protein, whose product MRRLAILGASARAAAFSAMRAGYEVVTCDLFADADLRACGVEAHQVESYPEGFLGWLSRERFQGWLYTGGLENYPTLVERMASQCDLLGMSGKILREVRSPLKLSRWLGDHFPETQTTPKGLPTDGSWLVKSYRGAGGSGVRSLTESELDSTAKSPKRYYQRRVEGLPASAVFVGDGEQTVLLGISEQLVGEAWTGASPFDYCGSIAGINLPEAVRRAIKQIGQKLTARFQLQGLFGIDFMIDDTQVWVLEVNPRWTASVELIEQTYRFNAIEYHLAACLEGKLPKPPAIESFGRILGKAIVFASQPATASKKFTSDCLAQRGSLDSPELADIPNFGTSLEQGNPVCTVFASGVDRETVVNQLREKTNAVLDKLSDPTHA is encoded by the coding sequence ATGCGTCGCCTGGCCATCCTTGGGGCGAGTGCGAGAGCCGCAGCTTTCTCAGCCATGCGTGCGGGCTACGAAGTCGTCACTTGTGATCTGTTTGCAGATGCGGATTTACGGGCTTGCGGCGTGGAAGCTCATCAGGTGGAAAGCTATCCCGAGGGGTTCTTGGGGTGGCTTAGCCGCGAGCGGTTTCAGGGGTGGCTCTACACCGGAGGGCTCGAGAACTATCCCACGCTTGTAGAGAGAATGGCATCTCAGTGCGATCTTTTGGGAATGTCGGGCAAGATCCTGCGGGAAGTCCGTTCGCCGTTGAAACTTTCGCGCTGGCTGGGCGACCACTTTCCAGAAACTCAGACCACTCCAAAAGGCCTACCCACCGATGGAAGCTGGCTGGTGAAAAGTTACCGTGGTGCGGGCGGTTCAGGAGTGCGCTCTTTAACCGAGAGTGAGCTCGACAGCACTGCCAAGAGCCCCAAGCGGTACTATCAGCGCCGAGTGGAGGGCCTGCCAGCGTCTGCGGTATTCGTCGGCGACGGCGAGCAGACCGTCTTGCTAGGAATCTCTGAACAGCTTGTGGGCGAGGCGTGGACAGGGGCCTCGCCCTTTGACTATTGCGGCTCGATTGCAGGCATCAACTTGCCAGAGGCAGTGAGGCGTGCGATCAAGCAAATCGGTCAAAAGCTGACCGCACGATTTCAGCTACAGGGACTCTTCGGCATCGACTTCATGATCGATGACACGCAGGTTTGGGTTCTTGAGGTCAATCCACGCTGGACGGCCTCTGTGGAACTGATTGAACAGACTTACCGCTTCAATGCGATTGAATATCACTTAGCAGCCTGTCTGGAGGGAAAGCTACCAAAGCCGCCAGCCATCGAGAGTTTCGGCAGAATACTTGGCAAAGCCATCGTTTTCGCCAGTCAGCCCGCAACGGCAAGTAAGAAGTTCACTTCAGATTGCCTCGCACAGCGTGGCTCCCTCGATTCCCCAGAGCTTGCTGACATTCCCAACTTCGGAACAAGTCTTGAGCAGGGAAATCCTGTCTGCACGGTATTTGCCTCAGGCGTAGATCGCGAGACCGTCGTGAATCAATTACGGGAAAAGACGAATGCTGTCCTAGACAAGCTGAGCGATCCAACACACGCTTAA
- a CDS encoding nucleotide pyrophosphohydrolase has product MSDSSTTVQELRQLVGNFIEERDWRQFHAPKNLSMALAIEAAELMEHFQWIGVNDSRDVPADKEKLAEVGEELADVIAYALALANELEIDLSNTLRAKMAKNVEKYPVEEFRDTLPAHDHGREK; this is encoded by the coding sequence ATGAGCGATTCCTCTACCACCGTCCAGGAACTACGCCAACTTGTTGGTAACTTCATTGAAGAACGTGATTGGCGACAATTTCACGCGCCGAAGAATCTCTCGATGGCGCTGGCAATTGAGGCGGCTGAACTGATGGAGCACTTCCAGTGGATTGGCGTCAACGACTCCCGCGATGTCCCCGCCGATAAGGAAAAGCTCGCTGAGGTTGGCGAGGAACTGGCGGACGTGATCGCCTACGCATTAGCACTTGCCAACGAGCTGGAAATCGACCTCTCCAATACCCTCCGGGCGAAAATGGCGAAGAATGTCGAGAAGTACCCGGTTGAGGAATTCCGCGATACGTTGCCGGCCCACGATCACGGTCGTGAAAAGTGA
- the larC gene encoding nickel pincer cofactor biosynthesis protein LarC yields MRIAYLDCASGVSGDMMLGALVDAGVKLATVQTGIDSLGLPSCSLKTEEVKKQAFRALQLTVEHEPEHAHRHLHHIEAMIEGSGLSPRQRELALKIFHKLAQAEAKVHGSTIEKVHFHEVGAVDSIADIVGSAIAWDLLGVDRIVCAPVPTGTGFVEIAHGRCSIPAPATAELLQRVPLAASNIEGELTTPTGAAIVAAMVDEFGPIPAMKIETIGYGAGQKDFSHPNLLRLLVGEAAAEEPAASPDTDSVVLLETNLDDLTGESLSYCVEQLWQAGALDVALSPLQMKKGRPGTLLAVQCRGEIAEKLAEIIFRETSTLGLRRTIVERLVLPRRAVTVDTRYGPLRGMVAQLPDGSEKFSPEHDDAAAAAESHKVPLAKVQQEAREAY; encoded by the coding sequence ATGAGAATTGCCTACTTGGATTGCGCCAGCGGAGTCAGCGGCGATATGATGCTTGGTGCCCTGGTCGATGCCGGTGTGAAGCTCGCCACGGTGCAAACGGGGATCGACTCTCTCGGACTGCCCAGTTGTTCGCTCAAAACCGAAGAAGTAAAGAAGCAAGCCTTTCGCGCGTTGCAACTCACGGTCGAACACGAGCCCGAGCACGCCCATCGGCATTTGCACCATATCGAAGCGATGATCGAAGGGAGCGGGCTCTCGCCCCGGCAGCGCGAGTTAGCGCTTAAGATTTTCCACAAGCTCGCCCAAGCGGAAGCCAAGGTCCACGGTTCGACGATCGAGAAAGTGCATTTCCACGAAGTCGGTGCGGTCGATTCAATCGCGGACATTGTGGGCTCCGCGATCGCTTGGGATCTGCTGGGCGTCGATCGAATTGTCTGTGCCCCAGTTCCCACAGGGACGGGTTTCGTGGAGATTGCTCACGGCAGGTGCTCGATTCCAGCGCCGGCAACGGCTGAACTACTCCAACGAGTGCCTCTAGCAGCAAGCAACATTGAAGGTGAGCTGACCACGCCAACCGGGGCTGCGATCGTGGCAGCGATGGTCGACGAGTTCGGCCCCATACCGGCAATGAAGATCGAAACGATCGGATACGGCGCCGGTCAGAAGGATTTCTCCCATCCGAATTTGCTGCGGCTCCTGGTTGGCGAAGCCGCGGCTGAAGAACCAGCCGCTTCTCCAGATACCGATTCCGTTGTCCTCTTGGAGACCAATCTCGATGATCTGACGGGAGAGTCGCTCAGCTATTGTGTCGAGCAACTTTGGCAGGCTGGAGCGCTCGACGTGGCGCTTTCGCCGTTGCAGATGAAAAAGGGCCGTCCTGGGACACTGCTAGCAGTTCAGTGCCGCGGCGAGATTGCTGAGAAACTGGCGGAGATCATTTTCCGCGAAACGAGTACGCTAGGGCTGAGAAGAACGATCGTCGAACGACTTGTTCTGCCGCGACGGGCGGTGACGGTCGATACTAGGTATGGGCCACTTCGTGGAATGGTGGCTCAGTTGCCCGATGGAAGCGAAAAGTTCTCCCCCGAGCATGATGATGCGGCGGCGGCGGCTGAATCACACAAAGTGCCACTCGCCAAAGTTCAACAGGAAGCGCGAGAAGCGTACTAG
- a CDS encoding thioredoxin domain-containing protein: protein MPNHLADESSPYLLQHKNNPVDWYPWGEEALAKSKEENKPIFLSIGYSACHWCHVMEHESFEDEEIAKYVNEHFIAVKVDREERPDIDQIYMNAVQMMTGRGGWPMTVFLTPDLKPFFAGTYFPPKRRGQHAGFDEVLRAVNDAWTNRQEQVVEGADKITEQLQSQDTASGELSRDLIHEAAKSLQHSHDPTWGGFGQAPKFPHTMDLQLLLRHWFRTGDNASLAAVQTTLDRMAAGGIYDHLGGGFARYSVDARWLVPHFEKMLYDNALLTLIYLDAFLVTGDVNYKLVIQETLDYILRDMTDEAGAFYSTEDADSEGEEGKFYIWTLSQLEEVLGAEAAETFARVYDVTEQGNFEDPHHPKPADAEKTSILNLPKTITQAANVLGRDETELRKELDTSRAKLFAAREKRVHPGKDDKVIVAWNGLMIDAMARAGVALDEPRYVDAARKCADFLLENLRREDGRLLHTWRHGKAKLDAYLDDYSALANSLVTLYETTFEGKYLESAVELTGMMEEHFSDPDAGGYFYTADDHEQLITRNKDFMDNATPCGNSLAATLLVRLAKLTGDSKFSDAAESTLRAAAGIMEKYPSAAGQMLIALDLHMGPTFELVLSGLPEDQRTSESLGEIRERFLPHVVLAGAVGAEAPRPLESLLAGKEPEEGQDPTLYVCEDFMCRAPVKGLQGIRDALEKLGRTDTILQ from the coding sequence ATGCCCAACCACCTCGCCGACGAATCCTCTCCCTATCTTCTCCAACACAAGAACAACCCTGTGGATTGGTATCCGTGGGGTGAGGAGGCGTTGGCCAAATCGAAAGAGGAAAACAAGCCGATCTTTCTCTCGATCGGGTACTCAGCGTGCCACTGGTGCCACGTAATGGAGCACGAATCGTTTGAGGACGAGGAGATTGCCAAGTACGTCAACGAGCATTTCATCGCCGTAAAGGTTGATCGCGAAGAACGGCCGGACATCGACCAGATCTACATGAATGCCGTGCAGATGATGACTGGTCGCGGCGGCTGGCCGATGACCGTATTTCTCACTCCCGATCTCAAGCCGTTTTTCGCGGGCACCTATTTCCCTCCCAAACGAAGAGGCCAGCACGCTGGCTTCGACGAGGTCCTCCGTGCCGTCAACGACGCTTGGACCAACCGGCAAGAGCAAGTCGTTGAGGGAGCCGACAAGATCACGGAGCAGTTGCAATCGCAAGATACCGCTTCGGGCGAATTGTCCCGAGATTTGATTCACGAAGCCGCGAAGAGCCTACAGCATTCTCACGACCCAACCTGGGGCGGCTTTGGCCAGGCACCGAAGTTCCCTCACACGATGGATCTGCAATTGCTGCTGCGTCATTGGTTCCGCACCGGAGACAATGCTTCGCTCGCCGCGGTCCAGACGACGCTCGACCGTATGGCCGCTGGTGGTATCTATGATCATTTGGGGGGTGGTTTCGCGCGCTACTCAGTCGACGCACGTTGGCTCGTGCCGCACTTTGAGAAGATGCTCTACGACAACGCCCTGCTGACATTGATCTATCTTGATGCGTTTTTGGTCACTGGCGATGTTAATTACAAGCTAGTTATTCAAGAAACGCTTGACTACATCCTCCGCGACATGACCGATGAGGCGGGTGCCTTTTACAGCACCGAAGATGCTGATAGCGAGGGAGAGGAAGGAAAGTTTTACATTTGGACGCTTTCGCAGCTTGAGGAAGTCCTTGGAGCTGAAGCGGCCGAAACTTTCGCCCGCGTCTATGACGTTACTGAGCAGGGCAACTTTGAAGATCCGCATCATCCCAAGCCAGCAGACGCTGAAAAGACGAGTATTCTCAACCTACCCAAGACCATCACCCAAGCAGCCAACGTGTTGGGACGCGATGAAACGGAACTGAGAAAAGAACTCGATACCAGTCGTGCCAAGCTGTTTGCCGCTCGCGAAAAACGTGTCCACCCTGGCAAGGATGACAAAGTGATCGTCGCCTGGAATGGCCTAATGATTGACGCGATGGCCCGTGCGGGGGTGGCTCTTGATGAACCGCGGTACGTCGATGCCGCGAGAAAGTGTGCAGACTTCCTATTAGAAAATCTCCGGCGCGAAGATGGTCGCCTGCTTCACACTTGGCGGCATGGCAAGGCGAAGCTTGATGCTTACCTCGACGATTATTCTGCGCTAGCCAATTCTTTGGTCACGCTTTACGAGACCACGTTCGAGGGAAAGTACCTGGAGTCGGCGGTTGAACTAACCGGCATGATGGAAGAGCACTTCTCCGATCCCGATGCCGGTGGTTACTTCTACACAGCGGATGATCACGAGCAGCTGATTACTCGCAACAAAGACTTCATGGACAACGCCACGCCGTGTGGCAACTCGCTAGCAGCCACGCTGCTGGTGCGGCTGGCAAAGCTCACCGGGGATAGCAAATTCAGCGACGCCGCGGAATCGACGCTCCGCGCCGCAGCAGGGATCATGGAAAAGTATCCCAGTGCTGCGGGGCAAATGCTGATCGCCTTGGATCTGCACATGGGGCCTACGTTTGAGTTGGTTCTCTCAGGTTTGCCTGAGGACCAAAGAACGAGCGAATCGCTCGGAGAAATTCGAGAGCGGTTCTTGCCTCACGTTGTTCTGGCTGGTGCCGTGGGTGCTGAAGCACCCCGGCCACTTGAGAGTTTGCTGGCTGGAAAAGAACCTGAGGAGGGGCAAGATCCGACGCTTTATGTCTGCGAGGATTTCATGTGCCGCGCACCCGTAAAGGGCCTTCAGGGAATTCGAGATGCGCTTGAGAAGTTAGGGCGAACCGATACGATTCTTCAGTAG